The proteins below come from a single Molothrus ater isolate BHLD 08-10-18 breed brown headed cowbird chromosome 3, BPBGC_Mater_1.1, whole genome shotgun sequence genomic window:
- the LGALSL gene encoding galectin-related protein, whose amino-acid sequence MAGTVAERDALKIEDGHLNNSLGSPVQADVYFPRLIVPFCGHIKGGMRPGKKILVMGIVDLNPESFGISLTCGESEDPPADVAIELKAVFTERQFVRNSCVAGEWGEEQSSIPYFPFIPDQPFRVEILCEHPRFRIFVDGHQLFDFYHRIETLSAIDTIKINGDLQLTKLG is encoded by the exons ATGGCGGGGACCGTGGCCGAGCGGGACGCGCTG AAAATAGAGGACGGGCATTTAAACAACTCCCTGGGATCTCCGGTGCAAGCTGATGTGTACTTCCCTCGCCTG ATCGTCCCCTTCTGTGGGCACATCAAAGGAGGAATGAGGCCGGGAAAGAAGATCTTAGTCATGGGCATAGTGGACCTCAACCCCGAGAG CTTTGGCATCAGTCTGACTTGTGGGGAGTCAGAAGATCCTCCTGCAGATGTAGCCATAGAACTGAAAGCTGTGTTTACAGAGAGACAGTTTGTCAGAAACTCTTGTGTAGCCGGAGAATGGGGGGAAGAGCAGTCATCTATTCCTTACTTTCCATTTATACCGGACCAGCCTTTTAGG GTTGAGATACTTTGTGAGCATCCCCGTTTTAGAATATTTGTGGATGGACATCAGCTCTTTGATTTTTACCACCGTATTGAAACACTGTCAGCAATTGATACAATAAAGATAAATGGAGATCTTCAGCTTACAAAACTGGGCTGA